One genomic segment of Arachis duranensis cultivar V14167 chromosome 4, aradu.V14167.gnm2.J7QH, whole genome shotgun sequence includes these proteins:
- the LOC107482792 gene encoding alpha-N-acetylglucosaminidase codes for MNPNMLPFFPAIFLIILQSLWFPNPALSSTAGLDSISRLLRIQDRQRAPPSVQEAAAAAVVHRLLPSHSSSFHFRIISKDECGSDYCFVVKNHPAYTRAGDPQILIAGTTGVDIVAGLHWYLKQRCGSHISWDKTGGSQLSSVPKVGFLPRVQEAGILVPRPVPWSYYQNAVTSSYSFAWWDWNRWEKEIDWMALQGINLPLAFTGQETIWQKVFQEKFNMSTSDLDDFFGGPAFLAWSRMGNLHGWGGPLPQSWLDQQLNMQKKILARMYELGMNPVLPAFSGNVPAALKRIFPLAKITRLGNWISKPDIICFLFHSCLLDATDPLFIDIGKAFIEKQLQEYGRTSHIYNCDTFDENTPPSDDPEYISSLGAAIFKGMQSGDDDAVWLMQGWLFSYDPFWKPPQMKALLHSVPIGKLVILDLYAEVKPIWITSGQFYGVPYIWCMLHNFAANIEMYGILDAIASGPIKARISINSTMVGVGMSMEGIEQNPIVYDLMSEMAFQRNKIDVKVWVDLYSTRRYGQSVPLIQKGWNILYHTIYNCTDGAYDKNRDVIVSIPDVDPSLISGQQNGFLKYGKPYTKTFIREITDSFEQPHLWYPTSEVIHALELFLCSGDELSRSNTYRYDIVDLTRQVLAKYANQLFFEVIEAYQSRDLDQVTLLSRKFLNLVNDLDTLLATHDGFLLGPWLESAKQLAQNQEQQKQYEWNARTQITMWYDNTELEASLLRDYGNKYWSGLLRDYYGPRAAIYFKQLRESLENGEDFNLKEWRREWIKLTNDWQNSTNIFPLKSRGDALNTSRWLFNKYLRTSTILA; via the exons ATGAACCCCAACATGCTCCCATTTTTTCCCGCCATTTTTCTCATCATACTCCAAAGTCTTTGGTTCCCAAACCCAGCTCTCTCTTCCACCGCCGGCCTCGACTCCATCTCTCGCCTACTCCGAATCCAGGACCGCCAGAGGGCTCCTCCTTCCGTCCAGGAAGCCGCTGCTGCGGCCGTCGTCCACCGCCTCCTCCCTTCCCACTCCTCGAGCTTCCACTTCCGAATTATCTCCAAG GATGAATGCGGCAGTGACTATTGCTTTGTAGTAAAAAACCATCCTGCTTACACACGAGCCGGGGATCCTCAAATACT TATAGCTGGGACTACTGGAGTGGACATTGTGGCTGGTCTACACTGGTATTTAAAGCAACGGTGTGGCTCACATATATCATGGGACAAAACTGGTGGCTCGCAACTATCTTCGGTGCCTAAGGTGGGATTTCTTCCACGTGTTCAGGAGGCTGGGATCTTGGTTCCGAGGCCTGTTCCATGGAGCTATTACCAAAATGCTGTTACATCTAGCT ATTCGTTTGCCTGGTGGGATTGGAACAGATGGGAGAAGGAGATTGACTGGATGGCTCTGCAGGGTATCAACCTACCACTCGCATTTACAGGTCAAGAGACTATCTGGCAGAAAGTGTTTCAG GAGAAATTTAACATGAGCACTTctgatttggatgatttctttGGAGGCCCCGCATTTCTTGCATGGTCACGAATGGGAAATTTGCATGG ATGGGGCGGACCCCTGCCACAGAGCTGGTTGGATCAACAGTTAAACATGCAGAAGAAAATTCTTGCCCGAATGTATGAGCTTGGAATGAATCCTG TCCTACCAGCTTTTTCTGGAAATGTCCCTGCGGCACTGAAACGTATATTTCCATTAGCAAAAATAACACGCTTGGGAAATTG GATATCAAAGCCAGATATTATATGTTTTCTGTTTCACTCATGTCTTCTTGATGCTACTGATCCCTTGTTCATCGATATTGGGAAAGCATTCATTGAGAAACAATTGCAAG AGTATGGAAGAACCAGCCACATATATAATTG TGATACTTTTGATGAGAACACCCCACCTAGTGATGATCCAGAGTACATTTCATCATTAGGAGCAGCAATCTTTAAGGGAATGCAAagtggtgatgatgatgctgtTTGGCTGATGCAG GGATGGCTATTTTCATATGACCCATTCTGGAAACCACCACAAATGAAg GCCCTTTTGCATTCTGTTCCCATTGGAAAGTTGGTCATACTTGACTTGTACGCTGAAGTAAAACCTATATGGATTACATCAGGGCAGTTTTATGGAGTTCCCTACATTT GGTGTATGCTGCACAACTTCGCAGCAAACATCGAGATGTATGGGATATTGGATGCAATAGCATCTGGGCCAATTAAAGCACGTATAAGCATTAACTCAACAATG GTTGGAGTTGGAATGTCAATGGAAGGTATAGAACAGAATCCAATTGTCTATGATCTGATGTCAGAAATGGCATTTCAACGCAATAAAATTGACGTTAAG GTGTGGGTTGATCTGTATTCAACCAGACGTTATGGGCAGTCAGTTCCTTTAATCCAGAAGGGATGGAACATATTATACCACACCATTTACAATTGCACAGATGGTGCCTAT GACAAAAATAGAGATGTCATTGTATCAATCCCGGATGTCGACCCATCCTTGATTTCAGGACAGCAAAATGGGTTTCTGAAGTATGGCAAACCATACACAAAAACATTTATCAGGGAAATAACTGATTCATTTGAACAACCTCATTTGTGGTATCCAACTTCTGAAGTAATTCATGCATTGGAGCTTTTTCTTTGCAGTGGAGATGAACTTTCAAGAAGTAACACTTACAG GTATGACATTGTTGATCTGACTAGACAAGTCTTGGCAAAATATGCAAATCAGTTGTTCTTTGAGGTCATAGAGGCATACCAATCACGTGATCTTGATCAAGTGACTCTCCTCAGCCGGAAATTTCTGAACCTGGTCAATGATTTGGACACGCTCTTGGCTACCCATGATGGATTTCTTCTAGGACCTTGGTTAGAAAGTGCAAAGCAACTAGCTCAAAATCAAGAACAGCAGAAGCAG TATGAGTGGAATGCGAGAACACAAATCACCATGTGGTACGACAACACGGAGTTGGAAGCCAGTCTACTTCGTGATTACG GGAACAAGTACTGGAGTGGTCTTCTCCGTGATTACTATGGTCCCAGAGCTGCTATTTATTTCAAACAATTAAGAGAAAGCTTAGAGAATGGCGAGGATTTTAATCTGAAGGAATGGAGAAGGGAGTGGATAAAGCTTACCAATGATTGGCAAAACAGTACAAACATATTTCCATTGAAGAGTAGAGGAGATGCTCTGAATACTTCAAGATGGCTCTTCAATAAATACTTGAGAACTTCAACAATCCTTGCATAA